The genomic stretch CCGGTTCACGGAGGCGGACGTCTTCGAACTCCTGTGGCACGGGGTCGTCAACTGGTGCACCGTGCGGGGCGCAGCTGTACCGGGCAGCGTCGCCGAGACACTCTGGACGCTGCTGGATCGGCTCGCGGCCCTGGACCGCTTCACCGAGGACAGCGACTCACTCGCACGGCTGCGGCGCCCGCTGCTGACCGGCGGCGGGCTCGGCCCCGACGGAACGGCCAGGGTCACCGAGGGCACCCGGCGCCGTCATCCCTCAGGTCGCCGCTCCGACGCCGGTTGAGTTCACCCGGATCTCCGTGGCATACCCGGATGGCGTCCCCGTGAGCGAGGCCTACCCGTCCGGTCTCACCGCTGCCGAACTCGACGCCCGGGATCCCCTCGCAGCGTTCCGCAACGAGTTCCTCGTGGCGGAGGCCGAGGAGATCTACATGGACGGCAACTCGCTGGGCCGGCTCCCCCACCGCGCCGCCGAGGCCATCAGGCGGGCGGTCCACGACGACTGGGGCCGGGGACTCATCCGGTCCTGGGACCATTGGTGGGGGGTCGCCGAGGACGTGGGCGACCGTGTCGCGTCGTCGGTCCTCGGGGCACGGCCAGGTGAGGTCATCGCTTCGGATTCGACATCGGTGAACCTCTACAAGCTCGCCGTCGCCGCCATGGGCCACGACCGCGGCCGCTCCACCATCGTCACCGACGCCGCCAACTTCCCCACCGATCGCTACGTACTCGACGGCGTCGCCCGGGACCACGGAGGTCGCCTCGTCGAGATCGACAGCGGGCCCCTCGAGGAGCCCACGGTTGCCTCGTTGGAAACGGTCCTCGACGACGACGTCGCCCTGGTCTCGTTCAGCCATGTCGCGTACCGCACCGGCGCCGCGGCAGACATCGCCGCAATCACAGCGGCAGCCCACGAGGCAGGCGCGCTCGTGCTGTGGGACCTGAGCCACTCCGTGGCATCCGTCCCGGCCGATCTCGCCGCGACCGGCGTGGACATGGCTGTCGGCTGCTCCTACAAGTACCTCAACGGGGGCCCGGGGTCGCCCGCGTTCCTCCATGTACGCAGCGGGCTCGTCGACTCGCTGCAACAGCCCGTCCACGGCTGGTACGGACAACAGGACCTCTTCGAGATGGGACCGACCTACGACCCCCGGCCCGACATCGGCCGTTTCCTCGTCGGGACGCCCCCCATGATCCAACTGCTCGGCCTCTCCGCGGCGCTCGAGGTGGTCGAGGAGGCCGGGATGGACCGCCTGCGGGCCAAGGGCATGGCACTCACCTCCCGGCTGGTAGACCTCGCCGACGAGCACCTCGCAGACCTCGGCTTCACCGTGGCGTCACCACGCGCCGCCGAACGCCGGGGCAGTCACGTCGCGCTGCGTCACCGCGACGCCGAGTCCATCTGCGCGCGGCTGATGGACGAGTACAGCGTGATCGGGGATTTCCGCACACCCGACGTCATCCGCCTCGCCCCGGCGCCGCTCTACACCCGCTTCGTCGACGTCGACGAAGCCGTCGACAGGCTGGCGGCGGCTTCCCGCTGATGCCGCCGTGGCGTGATCAGCCGACTGTCGGCATGCGTTTCCTGACCGCGGGGCGCCGAGTGCGTAGACTTGTTGTTCTGCGAACCGGGGGTGAAGGACGCGATGCGACGTTGGGCGATGATCCTCGCGGCGATGATGGCGATGAGCCTCGTCGCCACGGCCTGTTTCGGTGGTGACGACGACGACACGACGTCGTCGGATCGACCGGATGACTCCGCTACCACGACCACTCTGGTTCAACCCGGGGTGACCACCTCCACGACGCTGGCGGTCACGACCACCACCGTCGCGGCGGAACCGACCCGCGTACCCGGTCAGCCGCTGACCTACGTGGTCCAGGCGGGAGACGTGATGGGGACGATCGCCGCGCAGTTCGGCGTGTCGATCGAAGCGATCGCCGAGGCGAACAATCTCGACGACCCCAACTTCATCAGCGTCGGTCAGGAACTGATCATCCCGCCGCCCGAGGGCGAGACCACCACCGATACGGCGACCGATGACACCACCGCCGACACGACCGGCGGCGGCTGAGCCGCCAACCTCAGGACTCGGTGATCGTCACCGAGTCGATCAGCACGTCCTCGCGGGGACGATCACCCGGGCCGGTCTCGACCTTCTGCATACGCTCGACGATGTCGAGACCCTCAGTGACCTTTCCGAACAGCGCGTACTGGGGCGGAAGGTTCGCTCCCGAGGGACCGCTGATGAGGAAGAACTGGCTCCCGTTGGTGTCGGGACCGGCATTGGCCATGGCAAGCGAGCCGATCTCGTACTCGCCGGCGGCAGGGAGTTCGTCTGCGAACCGGTAGCCGGGGCCACCCCGTCCGCTGCCCTCGGGGCATCCGCCCTGGCACACGAATCCGTCGATGATGCGGTGGAAGTTGAGACCGTCGTAGTAGTGGTAGCGAGCGAGGAACACGAAGTTGTTCACGGTCTTCGGCGCGCGCTGGGCGTCCAGTGCGATCTCGAGGGTGCCCAGTGACGTCGCCATCGAGGCGGTGTACGTCTTCGCCGGGTCGATGCACATCGGCGGCTCGCCGGAGAACTTGGTTGTACGCGGGCTCGACCCGTCGGGCTGGGGACACTCGATCGACATTGATCCTCCTCGTTCGGGTCGCCGACGCTACCCAGCCGAGACCCCCGCGCCACCGTCTGCTTGGCATCCCAAACTGATCCGCTAGGATCTCCAGCGATCCCCCCGAAAGGCTCGACGTTCCCATGGCCAGCCAGAATCCGCTCTCCCCCTTCCTACGACAGCTCGATCCTCTGTCATTCGCGAAGAGCCTCGCCGAGACCACCACGAGCGCCGCGCGTAAGCCCCGCGCCGTGGTCGACCTCGCGGCCACCACCGCATCGGGGTGGGTGCGTACCGGAATGTCCGCCGCCAACCTGCTCGTCACCGGCGACACCGAACCCCCCCGGCAGCCCGAACGCGGCGACCGCCGTTTCAGCGACGAGGCATGGGAGAAGAACCCGGGCTACTTCGCACTCCTCCAGCTGTACCTGCTGGGTGAGGAACTCATGAACAAGGTCGTCGACGCCGCCGACTTCGACGACAAGCCCTCGGAACGCAAGGCCCGTTTCGCCGCCCAGTTGCTCGTCGACGCCCTCTCCCCCACCAACACCCTGCTCGGCAACCCGGCCGCCCTGCGCAAGGCGAAGGAGACCAACGGGGCGAGCCTCGCGAAGGGCTTCGCCACGTTCCTGCGGGACCTCGTCCAGAACCAGGGCTGGCCCCGCAAGGTGGACGCATCGGAGTTCACCGTCGGGGTCGACATGGCGGCCACCCCCGGAAAGGTCGTGTTCCGGAACGACCTCATCGAGCTGATCGAGTACGCACCCCAGACCGAAGAGGTCTACGAGATCCCGCTGCTTCTGTCGCCGCCGTGGATCAACAAGTTCTACATCATGGACCTCGCTCCCGGTAAGAGCCTGGCGGAGTGGGCGATCCAGCACGGCCATCGCACCTTCGCGATCAGCTACCGCAACCCCGACGCGTCCATGCGCGACATGTCCTTCGCCGACTACATGCACCAGGGGACCCGGGCCGCCATCGACGCGATCCGTTCGATCACCGGCGCCAAGAAGGTGAACACGGCCAGCGTCTGCCTCGGCGGCACCCTCACGGCCATGGCTCTCGCCTACGAGGCCGGACGCAGGAACCGGTCGATCAACTGTGCGAGCCAGATCGTCTCGCTCCTCGACTTCGAGGAACCCGGTGTCCTCGGCGCGTTCACCGACGACGGCACTGTGGAGATGCTCGAGGAGACGATGCGCGACAAGGGCTACCTCGAGGCCAAGGACATGGCCCGCACGTTCGACCTGTTGCGGGCCAACGATCTCGTCTTCAACTACGTGGTCAACAACTGGCTCATGGGCGAGGAGCCGCCCGCCTTCGATCTCCTCGCGTGGAACGACGACTCGACACGCATGCCGGCGAAGATGCACAGCGAGTACCTCCGCCAGTGCTACATGAACAACGACCTGTCGAACGCCCGCATGGTCGTGGATGGACGCACGCTGGACCTGTCCAAGGTCAAGAACGACGTCTACGTGCTGGCGACGGTCGGCGACCACATCGTCCCCTGGACCTCGGCCTACGTAGCAACCCAGCGATTCGGCGGGAAGAACCGGTTCGTGCTGTCCACTTCGGGCCACATCGCCGGCATCGTCAACCCGCCGAGCCCCAAGGCCAAGCACTGGGTGAACGAGGACCTGCCGGCGGATCCTGACAAGTGGCTCGACGGAGCCGAACTCGTCGAGAGCACCTGGTGGGAGGACTGGGCGGTCTGGATCGGCGAGCGCGCCGGGGACATGATCCCCGCCCCCACCGAACTCGGCACCGAGGAATTCCCGGCTCTGTGCGATGCACCGGGGACCTACGTTCTCGCCAAGTCGTGAACGCCGCAAGGGCCTTCGAGTTCCGCGAGACCGCCGGACCCGCCGCGGGTCCGCCCCTGATCCTCGTCAACGGGCTCGGCGCGTCGCAGCGGAGCTGGGACCGCCTCGTCGAGGAACTCGGATCCGACGTGTCCACCCTCCGATTCGAACTCCCCGACCTCGCTGGCGAGGTCCCGACCATCCGCATGCACGCCGACGCGGTCGCCGCGACCATGGACGAGGCCGGGATCGAGCGCGGCGTTCTCGCCGGCTGGTCCTTCGGCGGCCTCGTGGCCCAGGAGTTCGGCCGCCGTCACCCCGACCGTCTCGTCGGCCTCGCTCTCATCTCGAGTTCGACCGGGGCGGGCAGCTGGCCTCCCACGGTGTGGGGCGCGGCTGAAGTCGCCGGGCTCGAGTTCATGCGCCACGTCAGGACCCTCCCCACAGGAGCGACACACCACGCGGCCCACGTGGCGGCCCGGTCCGTGGCCGTGATGCGGTGGACCAGCCTGCCGTGGCTCCACACCCTCGATGTGCCGGCACTCGTCGCCCACGGCTGGCTCGACCAGATCGTGCCCGTGGCCAACGCGTTCGTGCTCGCCTCGGCGCTCCCCGGCGCCGAGCTACAGCTCCGTCCCGACGGCCTGCACGATCTGGCACACCGTCGGCCCCGGTGGTTGGCGCCGAGGATCCGCCGCCTCCTGGAACGGGCCACCAGCCGAATTCCTGCTTGACATTCCAAGCAGACACCCGTATGCTAGGTATATCTAGCACGTGCTGGATGGGGCTAGCGGTCCCGTCCGGGGCTCTTCAGCAGGCCCAGTGCAGATCACCGCCAACCCCCATCCGACATGCCCCCCCACGGAGACGAATAATGAACAACATCAACGAAATCAGCACCACCGTCCAGGACCAGGTCCTCCAGCTCGTGAAGATCAGCCAGGACACCATGCTCGCCGGGGCCAAGAACCTCGCCGACGCCGCGCAGAACATGAACCCCGCCGGCCTGCAGATCCCCGCGGTTCCCGGCATCGAGCAGCTCCCCTCGGAGTTCGTCGACGCCCCGTTCGAGTTCGCCGGCAAGCTCCTCGAGAACCAGCACTCGTTCATGAAGGCCCTCGCCGACACCTGGGCCCCCCTCCTGGAGACCGCTGACAGCGACTCCTGAGGCCGACCTGCCTAACCGCAGGTTTCCGATCAGATGACATCGTGTCCGCCCGGGTTTCCCGGGCGGACACGTATCAGATAGGTTCTCAAGCGCCTGCGAGACAAACTTCGCAGGCGCTTCGTGGTCCTGGAGTGGGACAGGGCTGACGGACACGACGCACACAAGGGAGTGAGCAAGCGAATGACCATCAGCCGAGTCGCAATCATCGGGGGAGGCACGATGGGATCGGGCATCGCAGAGGTCTGCGCCCGGTCCGGCCTGGACACCATCGTGGTCGAGGTCCAGCCCGACTACGCCGAGTACGCCCGCGAGAGGATCGTGAAGTCTCTCGACAGCTCCCTCTCCCGTGAACGGATCACCGCCGAGGAGCGCGACGAGGCCGTCGGAAACCTCGGCTTCACCGTCGACATGGGTGACCTCGGCGACCGCGACCTCGTCATCGAGGCCGTGATCGAGTCCGAGGACGAGAAGCTCTCGGTCTTCGGTCGACTCGACAAGGTGACCCCCGAGCACACGATCCTCGCCACGAACACGTCGTCGATCCCGATCATCACGATCTCGTCGGCCACCGAGCGGCCTGACCGTGTCCTCGGAATGCACTTCTTCAACCCTGCGCCGGTCCAGCCCCTCGTCGAACTGGTCAGCTCACTACGGACCTCCCCCGACATCATCGACAGCGTCCAGTCTTTCTCCGAGGACGTACTCGGCAAGCACGTCATCCGGTGTCGCGACCGCGCCGGGTTCGTCGTCAACCGACTCCTGATCCCCTACCTCCTCTCTGCCATCACGATGGCCGATTCGGGCCTGATCGCCCGGCCCGACATCGACGCCGGCATGAAGTACGGCTGCGCCCACCCGATGGGTCCCCTCGAGCTGTCGGACCTCATCGGCCTCGACACCGTCATGGCCGTCGCCGAGGTGCTCTACGAGGAGTTCAAGGAGCCGCTCTACGCGCCGCCGCCGCTGCTGCGCCGCATGGTCGCCGCAGGACACCTCGGCCGCAAGAGCGGTCAGGGCTTCTACGAGTACGCCTGACATGAGCGAGAACCGCGTCGGCGCCGACGCCGAGCCCGGGGCCAACCCGGACGACCGCTTCGGTGAGTACCTGCGCGGTCAACGCAAGCTCGCCAATCTGACGCTGCGCCAACTCGCCGACATGGCCGGCGTGTCCAACCCCTACCTCAGCCAGATCGAACGCGGCATCCACGTCCCGTCAGTACGCGTCATCAAGTCGATCGCCAACGCTCTCGACGTCCAGGCCGAGGTACTTCTCACCCATGCCGCCGGCATCGACGCAGACGACGACGACGACTCTTCGGCACCCGATACCGAGGCGGTCATCCGGGCGGACCCACGGCTCACCTCTCAACAGAAGCAGGCGCTGCTGCAGGTCTACCGGGGCTTCATCGGCGCCGAGTGACTCCGGCCGTCCTCGGCGCGGCGGTTCCGCAACGGCATCCACCGCTGGTGAGAGCCCGATTCCTAGTGTTGCCGCGTGGGGCGAATCCACTCGACGGCGACGACGATGTCGTGTTCACGTTGTGACGTCACGTGGCGCGGAGCTTCGGGCGATCCGTGTTGGTCCTGCGGCGACCCGGCCGCGGTGATCGAAGCACCGACGTACCACGTCAAGGTGCCGGAGATTCGGGCCCGGCAGGCCGCGAGTTGAGCCGACGACGGATCAGGCGGGTGCGGCCGATACCCGAACCCCCATGCGGGTACCGGCCGCACTGAAACCGCCCGACCGCAGAAAGCGACTGTCCCCCCTGGTCGCTCTCCGAGACTACGGGTCAGTCTGGCCGACCGGTTCCGTGAAGTGCAAACCAGCGACGGGGGAATCGCAGAACCCCCCATGAAGACGGTATGTCTCGTCTCCCCGCTTCGAGAGCTGCGCGGCAACGACGGCCCCGAGGCGGGTTCCGTCTGCGCTGGCCGGACGGTCCACTGAGATCGACAGGTTGCCCGATACTGTCGGCGCGAGGCCGGCGGCGACCGCCGGGAGCGCAAACCAGTGGACATTCCCCAGCCCGACTACGTGATCCCCGCAGTCATCGTCGCGGCATGCATCATGTTGATGGTCGTCGTCGCGCGCCTGACGCGCGAGCGTCCGCGGGGCTGGGATTTCCCGCCGGCTGAACCGGCCGCCACGAGCACCGGCTCGGGGCGTATCGATGTCGAGGCGCTGCGGGAATGGCATGCGACCCACGGCCCGACCATCGTTCGCTGGATCGAAGCCCACGAGCACATGCTCGAGATGCTCAGCCGGTCCGGGCTACTCGTCGATCGCACCGAGCCGATGGCCGCCCGTCGAACCGAACTGACCCCCGCGATGAAGAACGC from Acidimicrobiales bacterium encodes the following:
- the kynU gene encoding kynureninase, yielding MAYPDGVPVSEAYPSGLTAAELDARDPLAAFRNEFLVAEAEEIYMDGNSLGRLPHRAAEAIRRAVHDDWGRGLIRSWDHWWGVAEDVGDRVASSVLGARPGEVIASDSTSVNLYKLAVAAMGHDRGRSTIVTDAANFPTDRYVLDGVARDHGGRLVEIDSGPLEEPTVASLETVLDDDVALVSFSHVAYRTGAAADIAAITAAAHEAGALVLWDLSHSVASVPADLAATGVDMAVGCSYKYLNGGPGSPAFLHVRSGLVDSLQQPVHGWYGQQDLFEMGPTYDPRPDIGRFLVGTPPMIQLLGLSAALEVVEEAGMDRLRAKGMALTSRLVDLADEHLADLGFTVASPRAAERRGSHVALRHRDAESICARLMDEYSVIGDFRTPDVIRLAPAPLYTRFVDVDEAVDRLAAASR
- a CDS encoding LysM domain-containing protein, which encodes MKDAMRRWAMILAAMMAMSLVATACFGGDDDDTTSSDRPDDSATTTTLVQPGVTTSTTLAVTTTTVAAEPTRVPGQPLTYVVQAGDVMGTIAAQFGVSIEAIAEANNLDDPNFISVGQELIIPPPEGETTTDTATDDTTADTTGGG
- a CDS encoding peptidylprolyl isomerase, translated to MCIDPAKTYTASMATSLGTLEIALDAQRAPKTVNNFVFLARYHYYDGLNFHRIIDGFVCQGGCPEGSGRGGPGYRFADELPAAGEYEIGSLAMANAGPDTNGSQFFLISGPSGANLPPQYALFGKVTEGLDIVERMQKVETGPGDRPREDVLIDSVTITES
- a CDS encoding alpha/beta fold hydrolase produces the protein MASQNPLSPFLRQLDPLSFAKSLAETTTSAARKPRAVVDLAATTASGWVRTGMSAANLLVTGDTEPPRQPERGDRRFSDEAWEKNPGYFALLQLYLLGEELMNKVVDAADFDDKPSERKARFAAQLLVDALSPTNTLLGNPAALRKAKETNGASLAKGFATFLRDLVQNQGWPRKVDASEFTVGVDMAATPGKVVFRNDLIELIEYAPQTEEVYEIPLLLSPPWINKFYIMDLAPGKSLAEWAIQHGHRTFAISYRNPDASMRDMSFADYMHQGTRAAIDAIRSITGAKKVNTASVCLGGTLTAMALAYEAGRRNRSINCASQIVSLLDFEEPGVLGAFTDDGTVEMLEETMRDKGYLEAKDMARTFDLLRANDLVFNYVVNNWLMGEEPPAFDLLAWNDDSTRMPAKMHSEYLRQCYMNNDLSNARMVVDGRTLDLSKVKNDVYVLATVGDHIVPWTSAYVATQRFGGKNRFVLSTSGHIAGIVNPPSPKAKHWVNEDLPADPDKWLDGAELVESTWWEDWAVWIGERAGDMIPAPTELGTEEFPALCDAPGTYVLAKS
- a CDS encoding alpha/beta hydrolase, with the protein product MNAARAFEFRETAGPAAGPPLILVNGLGASQRSWDRLVEELGSDVSTLRFELPDLAGEVPTIRMHADAVAATMDEAGIERGVLAGWSFGGLVAQEFGRRHPDRLVGLALISSSTGAGSWPPTVWGAAEVAGLEFMRHVRTLPTGATHHAAHVAARSVAVMRWTSLPWLHTLDVPALVAHGWLDQIVPVANAFVLASALPGAELQLRPDGLHDLAHRRPRWLAPRIRRLLERATSRIPA
- a CDS encoding 3-hydroxybutyryl-CoA dehydrogenase encodes the protein MTISRVAIIGGGTMGSGIAEVCARSGLDTIVVEVQPDYAEYARERIVKSLDSSLSRERITAEERDEAVGNLGFTVDMGDLGDRDLVIEAVIESEDEKLSVFGRLDKVTPEHTILATNTSSIPIITISSATERPDRVLGMHFFNPAPVQPLVELVSSLRTSPDIIDSVQSFSEDVLGKHVIRCRDRAGFVVNRLLIPYLLSAITMADSGLIARPDIDAGMKYGCAHPMGPLELSDLIGLDTVMAVAEVLYEEFKEPLYAPPPLLRRMVAAGHLGRKSGQGFYEYA
- a CDS encoding helix-turn-helix transcriptional regulator; the encoded protein is MSENRVGADAEPGANPDDRFGEYLRGQRKLANLTLRQLADMAGVSNPYLSQIERGIHVPSVRVIKSIANALDVQAEVLLTHAAGIDADDDDDSSAPDTEAVIRADPRLTSQQKQALLQVYRGFIGAE